A single Crateriforma conspicua DNA region contains:
- the ileS gene encoding isoleucine--tRNA ligase, with product MSDSASPFRAPNGSPNFPSLEQEVLEFWDQNDIYAQSLSRRKDADSFVFFEGPPTANGLPHPGHCLTRSIKDVFPRYQTMKGLRCQRKAGWDTHGLPVEVEVGKDLGIHSKEEIEAYGVEPFIQKCEQSVFRYIQQWQQLTRRLGFWVDLDDAYVTYHQSYVESVWWSLKNLFDRGLLYQGHKIVWWWAQGGTALSAGEVGQGYREVADPSVYVLFPLVDHPGRNLVVWTTTPWTLPSNMYAAVHPDLTYSICRDDETDSELVIASDLVETIAGKLKRELPVIGTVGGDELIGLRYEPPFDFYKNKLGDPQGKLIDGGSESLYWRVVEADFVTTDSGTGLVHQAPAFGEVDHEVLVQQRLRFTDDSRPELLCAVGPDGKFTSEVAGDAALDSVVGVWVKDADKPLSRMLKERGRLLLLDQYLHEYPFCWRASSDPLIQYPRQSWFIRTTKFKDLMLKNNAAIGWQPEHIRDGRFGNFLASNVDWALSRERYWGTPLPIWVCESTGRGEAIGSYDELLAKPGVDGTQSWEKAKAADPDLSEHLKVHKPYIDDVTYDSPFADGARMRRVPEVIDCWYDSGAMPFAQYGWPHQNDDLFADQFPADFISEALDQTRGWFYSQLAISTMLFGEGGSLVAEGHQPTGQSLQPDLPYPHPYRNCIVLGLMLGEDGKKMSKSEKNYREPDEIFDRYGADALRWFFFSGQTPWTAIQYREQAIKDSIPEFLLRLWNVYSFFMIYAEIDGFDPTVATAADANLSPQSLASAPTYRPADQRSEIDRWILSELNQTIQTVTERMDALDNYNACEAITHLVDGLSNWYVRRSRDRFWASDKDSADKHDAYWTLYESLLQVSRLIAPFVPFIAETLWRRLAEPFGDTAAASVHLCDYPQADSSRIDANLTDSMSLLREIASMGRSARADAKLKVRLPLSKVEVVLASDDRVQWLQSHDALVKEELNVKQVEYTTEGDQYVQYTVVPNFKRLGPKVGKQVPAVKKALAQADGNELLALLQRDGKVTLSLGDGSVELDNDDIEVRLQARDGWAAAQGRECVVVLNTEVTDELRREGAAKDLIRVVQNERKRIDCNYTDRIEIGIVSDDDDVNAAIDAHAELIKGETLADALTTSALDGVDAAKSDLGSVYVRKVDG from the coding sequence ATGTCCGATTCCGCCAGTCCGTTTCGCGCCCCCAACGGCAGCCCGAACTTTCCGTCGCTTGAGCAAGAAGTGCTGGAATTCTGGGACCAGAACGACATCTATGCCCAGTCGCTTTCGCGTCGCAAAGACGCCGATTCGTTCGTTTTCTTCGAAGGCCCGCCGACCGCCAACGGGCTGCCCCACCCGGGACACTGTTTGACGCGTTCGATCAAGGACGTGTTTCCCCGATATCAGACGATGAAGGGCCTGCGTTGCCAACGCAAAGCCGGTTGGGACACCCACGGTTTGCCGGTCGAAGTCGAAGTCGGCAAGGACCTGGGTATCCACAGCAAGGAAGAAATCGAAGCCTACGGCGTCGAACCGTTCATCCAAAAATGTGAACAAAGCGTCTTTCGCTACATCCAACAGTGGCAACAGTTGACTCGGCGTCTGGGTTTCTGGGTCGATCTGGATGATGCCTATGTGACGTATCACCAAAGCTATGTCGAAAGCGTTTGGTGGAGTCTGAAAAACCTGTTCGATCGCGGACTGCTGTATCAAGGTCACAAGATCGTGTGGTGGTGGGCCCAAGGCGGAACGGCGCTTTCGGCCGGCGAGGTCGGGCAAGGGTACCGAGAGGTGGCCGACCCCAGCGTTTACGTTCTGTTCCCGCTGGTCGACCATCCGGGACGCAACTTGGTCGTCTGGACCACGACGCCCTGGACGCTGCCCAGCAACATGTACGCCGCGGTGCATCCGGATTTGACGTACAGCATTTGTCGCGACGACGAAACCGACAGCGAATTGGTCATCGCCAGCGACTTGGTCGAAACGATCGCCGGCAAACTGAAACGCGAACTGCCGGTCATCGGTACCGTCGGCGGCGATGAACTGATCGGTTTGCGTTACGAACCGCCGTTCGATTTTTACAAGAACAAACTGGGCGACCCTCAAGGCAAGCTGATCGACGGCGGCAGCGAATCGTTGTACTGGCGTGTGGTCGAAGCCGATTTTGTTACCACCGACAGCGGTACCGGTTTGGTCCACCAGGCGCCCGCCTTTGGTGAAGTCGACCACGAGGTTCTGGTCCAACAACGGTTGCGTTTCACCGACGACAGCCGTCCGGAATTGTTGTGCGCCGTCGGACCGGACGGCAAATTCACCTCCGAAGTCGCCGGCGATGCCGCGCTGGATTCGGTGGTGGGTGTTTGGGTCAAAGACGCCGACAAACCGCTTTCACGCATGCTGAAGGAACGTGGCCGGCTGTTGCTGTTGGATCAATACCTGCACGAGTATCCGTTCTGTTGGCGTGCCAGCAGCGACCCGTTGATCCAGTATCCGCGTCAAAGTTGGTTCATCCGCACGACCAAGTTCAAAGACTTGATGCTGAAGAACAACGCCGCGATCGGTTGGCAACCCGAACACATCCGCGACGGCCGATTCGGCAACTTCTTGGCGTCCAACGTCGACTGGGCACTGTCGCGCGAGCGGTACTGGGGTACGCCCCTGCCGATCTGGGTTTGCGAATCGACCGGGCGTGGTGAAGCGATCGGCAGCTATGACGAACTGTTGGCCAAACCGGGCGTCGACGGAACACAGTCGTGGGAAAAAGCCAAAGCGGCTGACCCGGATTTGTCGGAACACTTGAAAGTGCACAAGCCGTACATCGACGACGTTACCTACGATTCGCCGTTCGCCGACGGTGCACGGATGCGGCGTGTGCCGGAGGTCATCGATTGCTGGTACGACAGCGGCGCGATGCCGTTCGCCCAGTACGGATGGCCACATCAAAACGACGATCTGTTTGCCGATCAATTCCCGGCCGATTTCATCAGCGAAGCTTTGGACCAGACGCGAGGTTGGTTTTACAGTCAACTGGCGATCAGCACGATGCTGTTCGGCGAAGGCGGTTCGTTGGTCGCCGAAGGACATCAACCGACCGGGCAATCGTTGCAGCCCGATCTGCCGTATCCGCATCCGTATCGCAACTGCATTGTGCTGGGGCTGATGCTGGGCGAAGACGGCAAGAAGATGTCGAAGTCGGAAAAGAATTATCGCGAACCCGATGAGATCTTTGACCGCTACGGTGCCGATGCCCTGCGATGGTTCTTCTTCAGCGGCCAGACGCCTTGGACGGCGATCCAGTATCGCGAGCAAGCCATCAAGGATTCGATCCCCGAATTCTTGTTACGGCTTTGGAACGTGTACAGCTTTTTCATGATCTATGCCGAAATCGACGGCTTCGATCCAACGGTGGCGACCGCGGCCGATGCGAATCTGAGCCCCCAAAGCTTGGCGTCGGCACCGACGTATCGTCCGGCCGATCAACGCAGCGAAATTGATCGCTGGATCCTGTCGGAACTGAACCAGACGATCCAGACCGTGACCGAGCGGATGGATGCGCTGGACAATTACAACGCTTGCGAAGCCATCACGCACTTGGTGGACGGGCTTAGCAACTGGTACGTCCGTCGCAGCCGCGATCGTTTCTGGGCGTCGGACAAAGATTCGGCCGACAAGCATGACGCGTATTGGACATTGTACGAATCGCTGTTGCAGGTCAGCCGGCTGATCGCGCCGTTCGTGCCGTTCATCGCCGAAACGTTGTGGCGCCGCTTGGCCGAACCGTTCGGCGACACCGCAGCGGCCAGCGTGCACTTGTGCGACTATCCCCAAGCGGACTCGTCACGAATCGATGCCAACCTGACCGATTCGATGTCGCTGCTGCGTGAAATTGCGTCGATGGGACGCAGTGCCCGCGCCGATGCGAAGTTGAAGGTACGTTTGCCGCTGTCGAAAGTCGAAGTCGTCTTGGCCAGTGACGACCGGGTGCAGTGGCTGCAGAGTCATGACGCATTGGTGAAGGAAGAATTGAACGTCAAGCAAGTCGAATACACGACCGAGGGCGATCAGTATGTCCAATACACGGTTGTGCCGAACTTCAAACGCTTGGGGCCCAAGGTCGGCAAACAAGTCCCCGCAGTGAAGAAGGCGTTGGCCCAAGCCGACGGGAATGAATTGCTGGCCCTTCTGCAGCGTGACGGAAAGGTCACGCTGTCGCTGGGCGATGGATCGGTGGAGTTGGACAACGATGACATCGAAGTCCGATTGCAGGCACGCGACGGCTGGGCGGCCGCCCAGGGACGCGAGTGCGTCGTGGTGCTGAACACCGAGGTCACCGATGAATTGCGTCGCGAAGGTGCCGCAAAGGACTTGATCCGCGTGGTGCAGAACGAACGTAAACGCATCGATTGCAACTATACCGACCGCATCGAAATCGGCATCGTCAGCGATGACGATGATGTCAACGCGGCGATCGATGCACACGCCGAATTGATCAAGGGCGAAACCTTGGCCGACGCATTGACCACGTCCGCGTTGGATGGCGTCGATGCCGCGAAGTCGGACTTGGGATCGGTGTACGTGCGAAAGGTTGACGGCTGA
- the purN gene encoding phosphoribosylglycinamide formyltransferase, with protein MNAGQSPPDSDRPGVDEPLRVAVFLSGSGRTLANLIRHRDESGLPIDFRLVIGSRSGLKGLQIAESAGITTRVVRKSDHPDPQEYCRAMFDPCRDAGAELVVMAGFLKHVLIPTDFENRVINIHPSLLPAFGGQGMYGHRVHQAAIDRGVRISGCTVHFVDNHYDNGPILWQRSCPVRPGDDADALADRVFQQECQALPEAIRMVHQDWRHSGEPTGGRDTMRQ; from the coding sequence ATGAATGCAGGACAATCGCCACCGGATTCCGATCGTCCCGGCGTCGACGAACCTTTGCGTGTGGCGGTGTTCCTTAGCGGCAGCGGACGGACGCTGGCCAACCTGATCCGGCACCGCGATGAATCCGGATTGCCGATCGATTTTCGATTGGTGATCGGCAGCCGAAGCGGTTTGAAAGGACTGCAGATCGCGGAATCGGCGGGCATCACCACCCGCGTGGTTCGCAAATCGGATCATCCCGACCCCCAGGAATACTGTCGGGCGATGTTTGATCCGTGCCGAGACGCCGGCGCGGAGCTGGTCGTCATGGCGGGGTTCTTGAAACACGTTTTGATCCCCACGGATTTCGAAAATCGGGTGATCAACATCCATCCGTCGCTGTTGCCCGCTTTCGGCGGCCAGGGAATGTATGGTCACCGAGTGCATCAGGCGGCCATCGACCGTGGGGTGCGGATCAGCGGATGCACCGTCCATTTTGTCGACAACCATTACGACAATGGGCCGATTCTGTGGCAGCGAAGCTGTCCGGTACGGCCGGGGGATGACGCCGACGCGTTGGCCGACCGAGTCTTTCAGCAGGAATGCCAAGCTTTGCCCGAAGCGATCCGAATGGTACACCAGGATTGGCGTCATTCCGGCGAACCCACTGGCGGTCGCGATACAATGCGTCAGTAG
- a CDS encoding NfeD family protein: MGVVRRTIVIAVWIIGAIGLSSAISAQNSDDIDPTAGQGVWIDIAPPFSRGLVDDVLAGLDQLAQSTPSDSRRTVVLAFRESASDVQTEFEEALRLARRINSPDYRRLRIVAFVDGQITRHAVLPLAAVERLMLSNNAVLVGFDSKQDSIDETVQAAYQAIAKRRGLFPESLVSALVDPDGELVRLTTSDGGRPLVTGDELQSMRQSGDVIEEDIWKASGEALSVSAVQLRDLRVATDVIATGRRDDETTAQKIRESLASRLDLRELRPLATDDGASDRRGVLLEMIGSVTTAKSQRWQSNLNATLSGDVNTWLVSVDSDGGSFGESMGLAGWFASPTPPLQRVVGFVPGRAIGDASIIATACKPLYLSPDAKLGGPGADSIQPEQVADQRELIELIARRTNRSAGLLMGLLDRQRQVFRYTNKQTGRVRYATQQQLVDDADDPDLERDRWMQGEAIDLSSGLTAEQAVQLGLADGIASSLDQVAAQAGLSAVPAPAADRGIVRAVESIGRRQGLAFLALMIGFMMLSTEMSAPGLGIPGFVSMICFGFFFWVQYLNGTAEWLELLALVLGLVCIAIEFFVVPGLGVFGIGGLLLTMLAVVLMSQTFVVPRNVYQVEVLTRSVWMALGGLASTMAGFALIRYFMPHLPVLNTLVMEQPDAQLIDQQERLAHFEDLLGQTGTTMTPLRPSGKARIGERVVAVVSDGQAVERGATVRVIKVLGNRIVVEEAT; this comes from the coding sequence ATGGGCGTTGTTCGTCGAACGATCGTGATTGCGGTTTGGATCATCGGGGCCATCGGGCTTTCGTCGGCTATTTCTGCGCAAAATAGCGACGACATCGACCCCACAGCGGGGCAAGGCGTCTGGATCGACATCGCACCCCCGTTTTCGCGTGGGCTGGTTGATGACGTCTTGGCCGGCTTGGATCAGTTGGCACAATCCACCCCCAGCGATTCCCGTCGCACCGTCGTTCTTGCCTTTCGCGAATCCGCGTCAGACGTGCAAACGGAATTCGAAGAAGCGTTGCGTCTGGCCCGCCGGATCAATTCACCGGATTACCGTCGGTTGCGGATCGTCGCGTTTGTCGACGGGCAAATCACCCGGCACGCGGTCTTGCCGCTTGCGGCCGTGGAACGGTTGATGCTTTCCAACAACGCCGTGTTGGTCGGATTCGATTCGAAACAAGATTCGATCGACGAAACGGTCCAGGCCGCTTATCAAGCCATCGCCAAACGTCGCGGTTTGTTTCCCGAATCGTTGGTGTCGGCTCTGGTGGATCCGGATGGCGAATTGGTGCGTCTGACCACGTCCGATGGCGGGCGACCGCTGGTGACCGGCGACGAATTGCAATCGATGCGGCAAAGTGGCGACGTCATCGAAGAAGACATCTGGAAAGCGTCCGGCGAAGCGTTGTCGGTGTCTGCCGTCCAGCTTCGTGATCTGCGTGTGGCCACCGACGTCATCGCGACCGGACGACGCGACGATGAAACGACCGCGCAGAAGATTCGCGAAAGCCTGGCCAGTCGATTGGATCTAAGGGAATTGCGTCCTTTGGCGACTGACGACGGGGCCTCGGATCGACGCGGCGTCTTGTTGGAAATGATCGGATCGGTGACGACGGCCAAGTCACAGCGTTGGCAAAGCAATTTGAACGCGACCTTATCCGGCGATGTGAACACTTGGCTGGTTTCGGTGGATTCCGACGGTGGTAGCTTCGGCGAAAGCATGGGGTTGGCGGGATGGTTTGCCAGCCCGACGCCTCCGCTGCAACGAGTGGTCGGTTTTGTTCCCGGTCGTGCCATCGGTGATGCGTCCATCATCGCCACCGCTTGCAAGCCGTTGTATCTGTCGCCCGATGCAAAGCTGGGTGGTCCCGGTGCCGATTCGATCCAGCCGGAACAGGTGGCCGATCAACGCGAATTGATCGAATTGATTGCCCGACGAACGAACCGATCGGCCGGGTTGTTGATGGGGCTGTTGGATCGTCAACGACAGGTGTTCCGGTACACCAACAAACAGACCGGACGTGTGCGGTATGCGACGCAGCAACAACTGGTCGACGACGCCGACGATCCGGATTTGGAACGTGACCGTTGGATGCAAGGCGAAGCGATCGATTTGTCCAGCGGCCTGACGGCGGAGCAAGCCGTGCAGTTGGGTTTGGCCGATGGCATCGCATCGTCTTTGGATCAGGTGGCGGCACAGGCCGGGTTGTCCGCGGTGCCCGCACCGGCGGCCGACCGAGGCATCGTGCGGGCGGTCGAAAGTATCGGCCGTCGTCAGGGTCTGGCGTTTCTGGCGTTGATGATCGGCTTCATGATGCTGTCGACTGAAATGAGTGCGCCGGGGCTGGGGATTCCCGGCTTCGTTTCGATGATCTGTTTCGGTTTCTTTTTCTGGGTCCAGTATCTGAACGGGACCGCGGAATGGTTGGAATTGTTGGCTCTGGTGTTGGGGTTGGTTTGTATCGCGATTGAGTTTTTTGTGGTTCCTGGGCTGGGGGTCTTTGGCATCGGCGGTTTGCTGCTGACGATGTTGGCGGTGGTTTTGATGAGCCAGACGTTTGTGGTGCCGCGAAACGTGTATCAGGTCGAAGTGTTGACCCGCAGCGTTTGGATGGCACTTGGCGGATTGGCCAGCACGATGGCCGGGTTCGCGCTGATACGCTACTTCATGCCGCATTTGCCGGTGCTGAATACCTTGGTGATGGAACAACCCGATGCGCAGTTGATCGACCAGCAGGAACGCTTGGCCCATTTCGAAGACTTGTTGGGACAGACCGGGACGACCATGACGCCGTTGCGGCCGTCGGGTAAAGCAAGGATCGGTGAACGCGTCGTGGCGGTGGTCAGCGACGGCCAGGCGGTCGAACGCGGCGCGACCGTTCGCGTGATCAAAGTCTTGGGCAATCGGATCGTGGTCGAAGAAGCGACGTGA
- a CDS encoding NfeD family protein: MASTYSFGLLILFYVLLVLEFLVPSGGLIGVAAVASAVACLVTAFSHSVFLGTVYSLVIMASTPVVLMLVIKLWPHTPIGRRILNRRPGQADPQRPQKVTESGVAYPDLIGRSGDALTDLLPSGRARIGGDALDVTCLDGPVDAGKAVHVVDISGGRIRVRRGEGFKATPDESSDPNVVDRDSPAASDLSFDMDDFE; the protein is encoded by the coding sequence ATGGCATCCACTTACTCCTTCGGCCTGTTGATCCTGTTTTACGTGCTGTTGGTGCTGGAGTTTCTGGTTCCAAGCGGTGGCCTAATAGGCGTTGCGGCGGTGGCATCGGCGGTCGCCTGTTTGGTGACCGCGTTTTCGCACAGCGTTTTTTTGGGGACGGTTTATTCGTTGGTGATCATGGCGTCGACGCCGGTGGTGCTGATGCTGGTGATCAAGTTGTGGCCACACACGCCGATCGGACGCCGCATTTTGAATCGACGCCCCGGTCAAGCCGATCCGCAGCGACCGCAAAAGGTGACCGAATCGGGGGTGGCCTATCCGGATTTGATCGGACGATCCGGTGATGCGTTGACGGATCTGTTGCCAAGCGGTCGTGCCAGGATCGGTGGCGACGCCTTGGACGTCACATGTCTGGATGGCCCCGTGGATGCCGGCAAGGCGGTACACGTGGTCGACATCAGCGGCGGTCGAATCCGCGTCCGTCGTGGTGAAGGTTTCAAAGCGACGCCCGACGAATCGTCGGATCCCAATGTCGTCGACCGCGACTCTCCGGCGGCGTCCGATTTGTCCTTCGACATGGACGATTTTGAGTAG
- a CDS encoding type I restriction endonuclease subunit R: MKYTEAKLEEAIISLLGDQGYPHTLGNELDREPSDVLFRSDLRDYLSKRYAADNITAGEIDSILRQLDALNAADLYDSNKTICKWVSDGFLLKREDRDQKDLYIQLIDYSESPFAPRKMRSEETPDGEKLVSRSERRQSSDMMLAAEARVGYEVDDTNIYRIVSQLEIEGRELRIPDGILYINGLPLVVLEFKSAIRENATLHDAWKQLTIRYARDIPELMKYNALCVISDGVNNKMGSLFADYEFFYTWQKITGEESATRDGIDSLHTMLQGLFDQRRLRQVIRHFIYFPDVSKAEVKIVCRYPQFYAACKLYEHIRQARKPDGDGKGGTYFGATGCGKSFTMLFLTRLLMKSLEFESPTILLITDRTDLDDQLSKQFTNAKNYIGDQTVVSVESRDKLRELLAGRKSGGVFLTTIHKFTEDAQLLTERSNVICISDEAHRSQINLDQKLKVTDKGVKKTYGFAKYLHDSLPNATYVGFTGTPIDATLDVFGEVVDSYTMTESVKDEITVRIVYEGRAARVLLDNKKLEEIEAYYQRCADEGASDYQIEESKKASAQMNAILGDPDRIKALAADFVAHYEKRVEEGSTVEGKAMFVCSKREIAWDFFKEVIALRPEWNEVRECAEGIQLSETERKKIKPMERIKMIMTRGKDDDKDLYDLLGSKEYREELARQFKDAKSNFKIAVVVDMWLTGFDVPELDSIYIDKPIKRHNLIQTISRVNRKFESKQKGLVIDYIGIKSQMNLAMAHYNKADERNIEDIQQSVVTVKDHLDLLRQLLQKFDTSDYFNGDSVSQLACLNRASEYVMLTDKIEKRFMALVQRMKAAYDICCGSEGLTQSERDHIHFYLAVRSIVFKLTKGNAPDAAQMNARVREMIAEALKSDGVEEIFSMGTVDGIDIFDDDYLAKIEKIKLPNTKIKLLQQLLAKAIEDFKKTNRSKGIEFSKKFQSLVDRYNERDEESVLVSDVTSDFTDYVTDELFNRFAELARELGDERGSFADLGIDLEEKAFYDILKALAIKYDFTYPEDKLIELSKAVKLVVDDKVKYTDWSQRDDIKAELKVDLILVLADHGYPPVDRDEVYKEIYEQAENFKKHRSRQS; the protein is encoded by the coding sequence GTGAAATACACCGAAGCGAAACTCGAAGAAGCCATTATCAGCCTGCTGGGTGATCAAGGCTACCCGCACACACTTGGCAACGAGCTTGATCGCGAGCCCAGCGATGTACTGTTCCGCAGCGACCTACGCGACTATCTTTCGAAGCGTTACGCCGCCGACAACATCACAGCGGGCGAAATCGATTCGATCCTTCGGCAACTGGACGCACTCAACGCCGCCGATCTTTACGACTCCAACAAAACGATCTGCAAATGGGTCTCGGACGGCTTCCTGCTGAAACGGGAAGACCGCGACCAGAAGGATCTCTACATCCAACTGATCGACTACTCAGAGTCGCCTTTCGCTCCGCGAAAGATGCGTTCGGAAGAAACTCCAGACGGGGAGAAGCTAGTTTCGCGGAGCGAAAGGCGACAATCTAGCGACATGATGCTCGCAGCCGAAGCCAGAGTTGGATACGAAGTCGACGACACGAACATCTATCGAATCGTCAGCCAACTGGAGATCGAAGGCCGCGAGCTGAGGATTCCGGATGGGATTCTCTACATCAACGGCTTGCCGCTGGTGGTGCTGGAGTTCAAGAGCGCGATCCGCGAGAACGCGACTTTGCACGACGCTTGGAAACAATTGACGATCCGCTACGCTCGCGATATTCCCGAACTGATGAAGTACAACGCCCTGTGCGTGATCAGCGACGGGGTAAACAACAAGATGGGTTCGCTGTTTGCGGACTACGAGTTCTTCTACACCTGGCAGAAAATCACGGGCGAAGAGTCCGCCACGCGAGACGGTATCGATTCGTTGCATACGATGCTGCAAGGATTGTTTGACCAACGGCGTTTGCGGCAGGTGATCCGGCACTTTATCTACTTTCCGGATGTTTCCAAGGCCGAAGTGAAGATCGTTTGTCGGTATCCGCAGTTCTACGCGGCTTGCAAGCTGTATGAACACATCCGGCAAGCTCGCAAGCCCGATGGCGACGGCAAGGGCGGCACGTACTTTGGCGCAACCGGCTGCGGCAAGAGCTTTACGATGCTGTTCCTGACGCGGCTGTTGATGAAGAGCCTCGAATTCGAGAGCCCTACGATCCTGCTGATTACTGACCGCACGGATCTGGACGATCAATTGTCGAAGCAGTTCACCAACGCCAAGAACTACATCGGCGATCAAACTGTCGTGAGCGTCGAAAGCCGCGATAAGCTCCGCGAGTTGCTGGCCGGACGCAAGAGCGGCGGCGTTTTCCTGACGACCATTCACAAGTTCACCGAAGACGCTCAGTTGCTGACCGAGCGCAGCAACGTGATCTGCATTTCCGACGAGGCGCATCGCAGTCAGATCAATCTGGACCAAAAGCTGAAGGTGACGGACAAGGGAGTGAAGAAGACTTACGGGTTTGCCAAGTACCTGCACGATTCGCTGCCCAATGCCACCTATGTCGGCTTTACCGGCACGCCCATCGACGCCACGCTCGATGTTTTTGGCGAGGTGGTCGATTCCTACACGATGACCGAGTCGGTGAAAGATGAGATCACCGTGCGGATCGTCTACGAGGGGCGAGCAGCCAGGGTGCTGTTAGACAACAAGAAGCTGGAGGAAATCGAAGCTTACTACCAGCGCTGCGCCGACGAAGGGGCCAGCGATTATCAGATCGAGGAGAGCAAGAAAGCCTCGGCCCAGATGAATGCCATCCTGGGCGATCCCGACCGCATCAAGGCTCTGGCCGCCGACTTTGTGGCTCATTACGAGAAACGAGTCGAAGAAGGTTCGACAGTCGAAGGCAAGGCGATGTTTGTGTGCAGCAAACGCGAGATCGCCTGGGACTTCTTCAAGGAAGTGATCGCTCTGCGTCCTGAGTGGAATGAAGTCCGCGAGTGTGCCGAGGGCATCCAACTGTCTGAGACCGAGCGCAAGAAGATCAAGCCGATGGAGCGGATCAAGATGATCATGACTCGCGGCAAAGATGACGACAAGGATCTGTACGACCTGCTGGGCAGCAAAGAGTATCGCGAAGAACTTGCACGCCAGTTCAAGGACGCGAAATCGAACTTCAAGATTGCGGTCGTCGTCGATATGTGGCTCACCGGATTTGATGTGCCCGAACTGGACAGCATCTACATCGACAAGCCGATCAAACGCCACAACTTGATTCAGACGATTTCCCGAGTGAACCGCAAGTTTGAATCGAAGCAAAAGGGTTTGGTGATCGATTACATCGGCATCAAGTCTCAGATGAATCTGGCGATGGCTCACTACAACAAAGCCGACGAGCGGAACATCGAGGACATCCAACAATCCGTCGTGACCGTGAAAGACCACCTGGACCTGCTTCGCCAGCTATTACAAAAGTTCGACACCTCGGACTATTTCAACGGCGATTCTGTCAGCCAGCTCGCTTGCCTCAATCGTGCGTCCGAATACGTCATGCTTACGGACAAGATCGAGAAGCGTTTCATGGCTTTGGTTCAGCGTATGAAAGCGGCCTATGACATTTGTTGTGGCAGCGAGGGCCTAACCCAGAGCGAGCGTGATCACATCCACTTCTATCTGGCCGTTCGCTCCATCGTGTTCAAGCTGACCAAGGGTAACGCCCCCGACGCCGCTCAGATGAACGCACGCGTCCGAGAGATGATCGCCGAAGCACTCAAGAGCGACGGAGTCGAAGAGATCTTCAGTATGGGCACGGTCGACGGCATCGACATCTTCGACGATGACTACCTCGCCAAGATCGAGAAGATCAAGCTGCCCAACACGAAGATCAAGTTGCTGCAGCAGTTGCTGGCCAAGGCGATTGAGGACTTCAAGAAGACGAATCGATCCAAGGGGATCGAGTTCAGTAAGAAGTTCCAATCACTGGTCGATCGCTACAACGAGCGGGACGAAGAAAGCGTGCTGGTCAGCGATGTAACGAGTGATTTCACTGATTACGTCACGGATGAACTTTTCAACCGGTTCGCGGAGCTAGCGAGAGAACTTGGTGATGAACGAGGTTCATTCGCAGACCTTGGAATCGACCTCGAAGAAAAAGCCTTCTACGACATCCTCAAAGCCCTCGCCATCAAGTACGACTTCACCTACCCCGAAGACAAGCTGATCGAACTATCCAAAGCCGTAAAGCTGGTCGTCGATGACAAAGTCAAATACACCGACTGGAGCCAGCGCGACGACATCAAAGCTGAACTCAAAGTCGATCTCATCCTCGTCCTAGCCGACCACGGCTACCCACCCGTTGACCGTGACGAGGTCTACAAAGAGATCTACGAGCAGGCCGAAAATTTTAAGAAGCACCGATCGAGACAATCGTAG
- a CDS encoding GxxExxY protein, translating into MTENEISQVIVSAAIEVHRTLGGPGLLESVYEEALAYELTQQGCNVRRQVPSPIQYKDVTLATPLKIDLLVNDLVIVECKAVTQYNSIFATQLLTYLRLRNLKLGLVINFGERLVKDGIHRVVHEL; encoded by the coding sequence ATGACCGAAAACGAGATCAGCCAGGTAATCGTTTCCGCGGCCATTGAAGTCCATCGCACCTTAGGCGGCCCGGGTTTGCTTGAATCAGTCTACGAAGAAGCCCTGGCCTACGAATTGACACAACAGGGCTGCAACGTCCGACGACAAGTTCCCTCGCCCATTCAGTACAAGGACGTCACGCTCGCTACACCGCTGAAGATCGACTTGCTCGTCAACGACCTCGTCATTGTCGAATGCAAGGCCGTGACGCAATACAATTCAATCTTCGCCACGCAGCTACTGACATACCTACGACTGAGGAACCTCAAGCTGGGCCTGGTGATTAATTTCGGCGAAAGACTGGTCAAAGACGGAATTCATCGGGTCGTGCATGAATTATGA